From Acidobacteriota bacterium, one genomic window encodes:
- the gmhB gene encoding D-glycero-beta-D-manno-heptose 1,7-bisphosphate 7-phosphatase produces the protein MAEVAVFLDRDGTVMEDVGYLDDPDGVAIFEEAIEAISALREAGFKIVIVTNQSGLARGLFTEKTLNDIHDTLRAAFQHQGAPLDGIYYCPHHPQAAVARFRRHCNCRKPEPGLLRRAAEQLEIDLGRSYMVGDKVADVLAGHRAGCRAVLVRTGEGEKALEKFQTGQVEPPKSTARPSAEANSSRRRSPEEPDYVACNVLDAAHWILKDRRRRND, from the coding sequence ATGGCTGAAGTAGCAGTTTTCCTCGACCGCGACGGGACCGTCATGGAGGACGTCGGATATCTCGACGATCCCGATGGCGTGGCCATTTTTGAAGAGGCCATCGAGGCCATCTCGGCCTTGCGCGAGGCCGGCTTCAAGATCGTCATCGTCACCAACCAGTCGGGCCTGGCCCGCGGACTCTTCACCGAGAAGACCCTCAACGACATCCACGACACGCTGCGGGCGGCCTTTCAGCATCAAGGAGCCCCTCTGGACGGCATCTACTACTGCCCCCACCATCCTCAGGCCGCGGTGGCCCGCTTCCGCCGCCACTGCAACTGCCGCAAGCCCGAACCGGGACTGCTGCGCCGGGCTGCCGAGCAACTCGAAATCGACCTGGGACGCAGCTACATGGTGGGCGACAAGGTGGCCGACGTCCTGGCCGGACACCGGGCCGGATGCCGCGCCGTGCTGGTCAGGACCGGAGAAGGCGAGAAAGCGCTGGAGAAGTTTCAGACGGGCCAGGTCGAGCCTCCCAAATCGACGGCCCGTCCCTCGGCCGAGGCCAACTCCTCCCGCCGCCGCTCGCCCGAGGAGCCCGACTACGTGGCCTGCAACGTTCTCGACGCCGCCCACTGGATCCTCAAGGACCGCCGCCGCAGGAACGACTAG